One genomic segment of Sorex araneus isolate mSorAra2 chromosome X, mSorAra2.pri, whole genome shotgun sequence includes these proteins:
- the MTERF4 gene encoding transcription termination factor 4, mitochondrial gives MAALARQACGWPRLLARPWACGARLAPGERRRTTAASSRRPRLEPPRDEPRVQAQESQGGLEFSQHRLEEQGASAGPASPGLGLFSRALLDMGFSEDHAKELLGLRPGSHPRQLLDIVSELILLGVNPEPVFVALKTNPQLLKLPVAQVRKRCGHLRKLGLGEGKMKRVLLCCPDILTMHQRDLEAILEVLKDKCLFTVQQVTEILHRCPYVLREDPDELEYKFQYAYFRMGVAHADIVTSGFLQYSITKIKQRHVFLERLGRYQTPDKKGQTQVPNPLLKDILRVSEAEFLARTACSSAEEFDVFKKLLAREEEEPEGRMPKDRSDSLDEDEEEEEE, from the exons ATGGCGGCGCTCGCGCGGCAG GCGTGCGGCTGGCCCCGCCTGCTGGCGCGGCCCTGGGCCTGCGGTGCCAGGCTCGCGCCCGGAGAGCGGAGAAGGACCACTGCTGCTTCCTCTCGGCGGCCGCGTCTGGAGCCGCCCCGCGACGAGCCCCGAGTGCAGGCGCAGGAGTCGCAGGGCGGCCTGGAGTTTAGTCAGCACCGCCTGGAGGAGCAGGGCGCCTCTGCGGGCCCAGCGTCCCCGGGGCTGGGACTGTTCTCCCGGGCCCTGCTGGACATGGGCTTCAGCGAGGACCACGCCAAGGAGCTGCTCGGGCTCCGGCCAGGCAGCCACCCCCGACAGCTGCTGGACATCGTGTCAGAACTAATTCTCCTGGGCGTGAACCCCGAGCCGGTGTTCGTGGCTCTGAAGACCAACCCGCAGCTCCTGAAGCTGCCCGTGGCGCAGGTGCGGAAGCGCTGCGGTCACCTGCGCAAGCTTGGGCTCGGAGAAG GGAAAATGAAGAGGGTGCTTCTCTGTTGCCCCGACATTCTCACCATGCACCAGCGGGACCTTGAGGCCATCCTCGAGGTTCTCAAGGATAAGTGCCTTTTCACCGTGCAGCAAGTGACGGAGATCTTGCACAGGTGCCCCTATGTGCTTCGGGAGGATCCTGATGAGCTGGAATACAAATTCCAG TATGCCTATTTTAGGATGGGGGTGGCTCACGCGGACATCGTGACATCTGGCTTCCTGCAGTACTCCATAACCAAGATTAAGCAGAGACACGTGTTCCTCGAACGCCTGGGACGGTACCAAACCCCCGACAAGAAGGGGCAGACACAGGTCCCAAACCCTTTACTAAAGGACATTCTCAGAGTTTCAGAAGCAGAATTTCTAGCCAGGACAGCCTGTTCTTCAGCTGAGGAGTTTGATGTTTTTAAGAAGCTCTTGGCTCGGGAAGAGGAGGAGCCTGAGGGCCGGATGCCCAAGGACAGAAGTGACAGTTTGGacgaggatgaggaggaagaggaggaatga